One stretch of Acidobacteriota bacterium DNA includes these proteins:
- a CDS encoding glycosyltransferase family 1 protein — MTALPTVAVDLRALVPEATGIGVYTRSLLEALVARGGARYLGLSHAPPRDPQALEGAGVPFEVQSAPLGVLWQQIRLPRRLRQGDVDVFWSPLHTLPWRTPVPSVITVHDLTVWLYPEAHTRKVRLSQRPFFRRSLQQAEAVICVSQATADDLQRFFPDVARRVEVVLSGVDPFFHPAEEEEIAAIRHDLGCPDGYLLYVGTLEPRKNLDLLLTVWERLRRDDENTPPLLLVGSSGWHSGPLRQRIAQLEPLGLRHLGHLDRLGLRRAYQGARAFLYPSFYEGFGLPPLEAMACGVPVAVSNVSSLPEVVENAGLLLPPQDIDAWATAIRRLLDEEALAQDLRHRGLQRAATLTWQRTAETMEQILLASC; from the coding sequence ATGACCGCCCTCCCCACCGTCGCCGTCGATCTGCGGGCCCTGGTCCCGGAGGCCACCGGTATCGGCGTCTACACCCGCTCCTTGCTCGAAGCTCTAGTAGCCCGGGGCGGCGCCCGCTACCTTGGGCTGAGCCATGCCCCGCCCCGGGATCCCCAGGCCTTGGAGGGAGCCGGCGTTCCCTTCGAGGTCCAGTCGGCGCCCCTGGGAGTCCTGTGGCAGCAGATTCGCCTCCCCCGCCGGCTGCGTCAGGGCGACGTGGACGTCTTCTGGTCGCCCCTCCACACGCTGCCCTGGAGGACCCCGGTCCCCAGCGTCATCACCGTCCACGATCTCACCGTGTGGCTCTACCCCGAGGCCCATACCCGCAAAGTCCGCCTCAGCCAGCGCCCCTTCTTCCGGCGCTCCCTGCAACAGGCCGAAGCCGTGATCTGCGTCTCCCAGGCCACCGCCGACGACCTCCAACGCTTCTTTCCCGACGTCGCCCGCCGGGTGGAGGTGGTGCTCTCCGGGGTCGATCCCTTCTTTCATCCCGCGGAGGAGGAAGAAATCGCCGCCATCCGCCACGACCTGGGCTGCCCCGACGGCTATCTCCTCTACGTCGGCACCCTCGAGCCGCGCAAAAACCTGGACCTGCTGCTCACCGTCTGGGAGCGGCTGCGTCGAGACGACGAGAACACACCACCCCTACTGCTGGTGGGCTCCTCCGGCTGGCACAGCGGCCCCCTGCGCCAGCGCATCGCACAGCTCGAGCCCCTCGGCCTGCGGCACCTCGGGCACCTCGACCGACTCGGCCTGCGCCGCGCCTACCAGGGCGCCCGCGCCTTTCTCTACCCGTCCTTTTACGAGGGCTTCGGTCTACCGCCGCTGGAGGCCATGGCCTGCGGGGTGCCGGTGGCGGTATCCAACGTCTCGAGCCTGCCGGAAGTCGTCGAAAACGCTGGACTGCTGCTCCCACCCCAGGATATAGACGCCTGGGCCACGGCCATTCGTAGACTCCTCGATGAGGAAGCCTTGGCCCAAGACCT